The Sphingomonas sp. genome contains a region encoding:
- a CDS encoding peptidoglycan-binding protein: protein MIHRTDLAAMTPAQRANVIYAQAQSELSTRLWRAAIGDSDRDGEKTRSPLGGGSDMAMDSLLELLGTQAPKSAKGKCKCQCACSCNDDENAPDDIVARAKDALGARRTAAVAERAGLPSSGSVVSALAGANGFPKAGSLSGGSGLGNNARYADTLAAAEARSGIPRAAIAAIVDAEAGKGQDGSWNPLSRNPRSSAAGLGQFLSGTWQTLAEQGGTWLNEVARARGWLTEKGKVDPSRRSELLALRYNPQASILSVADMAKNNLQHFESAGLNVRADSETLAKAAYLGHHLGLGDAKKFLAGNIDAERARTLLAAQVGGSAAEQRIAHAGDATRAHRQWLLDFIDRHVQPEKFSS from the coding sequence ATGATCCACCGTACCGACCTTGCCGCGATGACGCCGGCGCAGCGCGCCAACGTGATCTACGCGCAGGCACAGTCCGAGCTCTCAACCCGGCTGTGGCGCGCCGCAATCGGCGACAGCGACCGCGACGGCGAGAAGACCCGCTCGCCGCTGGGCGGCGGATCGGACATGGCGATGGATTCGCTGCTCGAACTGCTCGGCACCCAGGCGCCGAAATCGGCCAAGGGCAAGTGCAAGTGCCAATGTGCCTGCTCGTGCAACGACGACGAGAATGCGCCCGACGACATCGTCGCGCGCGCCAAGGACGCGCTCGGCGCTCGCCGCACGGCCGCCGTCGCCGAACGCGCGGGCCTCCCCAGTTCGGGCTCGGTGGTCAGCGCGCTGGCCGGAGCGAACGGATTTCCCAAGGCGGGTAGCCTTTCGGGCGGGTCTGGCCTCGGCAACAATGCCCGCTATGCCGATACCCTCGCCGCTGCCGAGGCGCGCAGCGGCATCCCCCGCGCTGCGATCGCCGCGATCGTCGATGCAGAAGCCGGCAAGGGGCAGGACGGCAGCTGGAATCCGCTGTCGCGCAATCCGCGTTCGAGCGCGGCCGGACTGGGCCAGTTCCTCAGCGGCACGTGGCAGACGCTTGCCGAACAGGGCGGCACCTGGCTGAACGAAGTCGCCAGGGCGCGCGGTTGGCTCACCGAAAAAGGCAAGGTGGATCCTTCCCGCCGCAGCGAACTGCTCGCGCTCCGCTATAACCCCCAGGCTTCGATCCTGAGCGTCGCCGACATGGCGAAGAACAATCTGCAACATTTCGAATCGGCGGGTCTCAATGTCCGCGCCGATTCGGAAACTCTCGCCAAGGCAGCCTATCTCGGCCACCATTTGGGGCTGGGGGATGCAAAGAAGTTTCTTGCCGGAAATATCGATGCGGAGCGGGCGCGTACATTGCTTGCCGCCCAGGTCGGCGGATCCGCGGCCGAGCAGCGCATCGCGCACGCCGGCGATGCCACCCGCGCACACCGGCAATGGTTACTCGATTTTATCGATCGCCACGTCCAGCCGGAAAAATTTTCCTCGTAG
- the fliI gene encoding flagellar protein export ATPase FliI, with translation MQTLASAARAIKEMVPDRRFGRVVAVRGALIEVEGLTGVAQIGSRVEIQSPSGKVEAEVTALDRGVALCLPFVDPQGVGLGAVAELGAGQFTVRPSKAWLGRMINGLGRPVDGQGPLVNGADPQPIKASPPAAAGRSRVAERIETGVRCLDTFVPLCRGQRLGLFAGSGVGKSVLLSMLARWTQCDVAVIGLIGERGREVQEFIEDDLGPEGMARSVVVVATSDEPALMRRQAAWTTLAVAEHFRDQGLNVLCLMDSVTRFAMAQREIGLASGEPPATKGYTPTVFAELPRLLERAGPGAPGAGMITGLFTVLVDGDDHNEPVADAVRGILDGHVVMRRAIAERGRYPAIDILKSVSRTLPHCLEQEQNEVRLAARKLLSTYADMEEMVRLGAYKAGSSPDVDRAVALAPRIEALLNQGKNDQGHADAAFAELAAILSGEASGDPGHGHDVGLAA, from the coding sequence ATGCAGACGCTCGCCAGTGCCGCCCGCGCGATCAAGGAGATGGTCCCCGACCGTCGCTTCGGACGCGTGGTGGCGGTGCGCGGCGCGCTCATCGAAGTCGAAGGCCTAACCGGCGTCGCGCAGATCGGCAGCCGCGTCGAGATCCAGTCCCCCAGCGGCAAGGTGGAAGCCGAAGTCACCGCGCTCGATCGCGGCGTTGCGCTCTGCCTGCCCTTCGTCGACCCGCAGGGCGTCGGCCTGGGCGCGGTCGCCGAGCTCGGCGCGGGCCAGTTCACCGTCCGCCCCTCCAAGGCCTGGCTCGGCCGCATGATCAACGGCCTCGGCCGCCCGGTCGACGGGCAGGGCCCGCTGGTCAACGGCGCCGATCCGCAGCCGATCAAAGCCTCGCCCCCCGCCGCCGCCGGCCGCTCGCGCGTCGCCGAGCGGATCGAGACCGGGGTGCGTTGCCTCGATACCTTCGTGCCCTTGTGCCGCGGTCAGCGGCTCGGCCTGTTCGCCGGTTCGGGCGTCGGCAAGTCGGTCCTTCTCTCGATGCTCGCCCGCTGGACTCAGTGCGACGTCGCGGTGATCGGGCTGATCGGCGAACGCGGCCGCGAAGTGCAGGAATTCATCGAGGACGATCTGGGGCCCGAGGGCATGGCGCGCTCGGTCGTCGTCGTCGCCACCTCGGACGAGCCGGCGCTGATGCGCCGCCAGGCCGCTTGGACCACCCTCGCCGTCGCCGAGCATTTCCGCGACCAGGGGCTGAACGTGCTCTGCCTGATGGACTCGGTCACCCGCTTCGCCATGGCGCAGCGCGAGATCGGCCTCGCCTCGGGCGAGCCCCCGGCAACCAAGGGCTATACCCCCACCGTCTTCGCGGAGCTGCCGCGCCTGCTCGAGCGCGCCGGCCCCGGTGCGCCGGGCGCAGGCATGATCACCGGCCTGTTCACCGTGCTGGTCGACGGCGACGATCACAACGAGCCTGTCGCCGACGCGGTGCGCGGCATCCTCGACGGCCACGTCGTGATGCGCCGCGCGATCGCCGAACGCGGCCGCTATCCCGCGATCGACATCCTCAAATCGGTGTCGCGTACCCTGCCCCATTGCCTCGAGCAGGAGCAGAACGAGGTCCGTCTCGCCGCGCGCAAGCTTCTGTCGACCTATGCCGACATGGAGGAAATGGTGCGGCTGGGCGCGTACAAGGCCGGGTCCTCGCCCGATGTCGACCGCGCGGTCGCGCTGGCGCCGCGCATCGAGGCGCTGCTCAACCAGGGCAAGAACGATCAGGGTCATGCCGATGCGGCGTTTGCCGAGCTCGCCGCGATCCTCTCCGGCGAAGCATCGGGCGATCCCGGGCACGGCCATGACGTGGGTCTCGCCGCATGA
- a CDS encoding sigma factor-like helix-turn-helix DNA-binding protein: protein MSKITIALEAAVQTVIENAAKDGKQTNRQRAEIDRAFARILKLIAPRIRHFIRQYGLTAHWDDAEQCCAIAVHRAIQAYEPEKAQFTTFVNWQIRGELQSLRFRLMTDQRPSAKKVEATTVSLSAMVTSADGDEMSPEAMIEDEDALERTESAASDYLADGAISSLIEAYVDHLRKVGIEQLRRRPRPKREEAALRREGPRLRTATHGIDPAELEKLEAKLERDREIVARRVFQTATLDDLSMETGVTKERVRQITKRAAKVIAEIAAADPRFSVMAEYGEPATAKRRQPAAAARTATPILPDASLPHNLLSGVVAIDAASIDTVVAAEANRETVEAIVIAAAPVPNSAALH, encoded by the coding sequence ATGTCGAAGATCACGATCGCTCTCGAGGCCGCAGTCCAAACCGTCATCGAGAACGCGGCCAAGGACGGCAAGCAGACCAACCGTCAGCGCGCGGAAATCGATCGCGCCTTCGCCCGTATCCTGAAGCTGATCGCTCCCCGCATCCGCCATTTCATCCGCCAGTACGGCCTGACCGCGCACTGGGACGACGCCGAGCAGTGCTGCGCCATCGCCGTGCACCGCGCCATCCAGGCCTACGAGCCGGAAAAGGCCCAGTTCACCACCTTCGTCAACTGGCAGATCCGCGGTGAGCTGCAGAGCCTGCGCTTCCGCCTGATGACCGACCAGCGCCCCTCGGCGAAGAAGGTCGAAGCCACCACCGTTTCGCTCAGCGCGATGGTCACCTCGGCGGACGGCGACGAAATGTCGCCCGAAGCGATGATCGAGGACGAGGACGCGCTGGAGCGCACCGAGAGCGCCGCGTCGGACTATCTCGCCGATGGCGCGATCTCCTCGCTGATCGAGGCCTATGTCGATCACCTCCGCAAGGTGGGTATCGAGCAGCTCCGCCGCCGTCCTCGCCCGAAGCGGGAAGAAGCCGCGCTGCGCCGCGAAGGCCCGCGTCTCCGCACCGCCACCCACGGCATCGATCCGGCCGAGCTGGAAAAGCTCGAAGCCAAGCTGGAGCGCGACCGCGAGATCGTCGCCCGCCGCGTGTTCCAGACCGCCACGCTCGACGACCTGTCGATGGAGACCGGCGTGACCAAGGAGCGCGTCCGCCAGATCACCAAGCGCGCCGCCAAGGTGATCGCCGAGATCGCCGCTGCCGATCCCCGCTTCTCGGTGATGGCCGAATATGGCGAGCCCGCCACCGCCAAGCGCCGCCAGCCGGCCGCTGCTGCCCGTACCGCCACGCCGATCCTGCCGGACGCCAGCCTGCCGCACAACCTGCTCTCCGGCGTCGTCGCGATCGATGCCGCCAGCATCGACACGGTGGTTGCCGCCGAGGCGAACCGCGAGACCGTGGAAGCCATCGTGATCGCCGCCGCGCCGGTTCCGAACAGCGCAGCGCTGCATTGA
- a CDS encoding flagellar biosynthesis repressor FlbT, with protein MLRITLRDGEKAIVNGAVLRAVGRTQIAVENMVSILRGREVMRPEEATTPARQLYFATMLAYIDPDGRDAHHDAVVQLLSLLIAGLGTAAARELCIRFANDLAQGEYYKALAAARELIAMEDAAAAADTATTQAA; from the coding sequence ATGCTTCGCATTACGCTCCGCGACGGTGAGAAGGCGATCGTCAACGGGGCTGTCTTGCGCGCCGTCGGCCGCACCCAGATCGCCGTCGAGAATATGGTGTCGATCCTGCGCGGTCGCGAAGTGATGCGGCCCGAGGAGGCGACCACGCCTGCCCGCCAGCTCTATTTCGCGACGATGCTCGCCTATATCGATCCGGACGGGCGCGATGCGCACCACGATGCGGTGGTGCAGCTGCTCAGCCTGCTGATCGCCGGCCTGGGCACCGCCGCCGCGCGCGAACTGTGCATCCGCTTCGCCAACGACCTCGCGCAAGGCGAATATTACAAGGCGCTCGCCGCCGCCCGCGAGCTGATCGCGATGGAAGACGCTGCTGCCGCGGCTGACACCGCCACGACGCAGGCCGCCTGA
- a CDS encoding flagellar hook protein FlgE → MSLYSALYAGVSGLSAQSSAMATVADNITNINTVAYKGVEAQFRTLVTDGRTSASYSAGGVAAAPLAQVSKQGLLQASGSSTDLAIDGGGFFITRSGLNPNDPVAYTRAGSFKPDEEGYLRNSAGLYLYGWRLDATGGYTNTGNLDTLTPVRLTDLVGTAAPTNKLQAHINLQSSADVYTPVGTQPAYAAGKMADGTITPQFSRSFTVYDSQGSSHEVKMSFLKTNANEWQMEAYAVPATDVTATNGLLRSGTVKFNGDGSLNLGASSAGLFDPLSITYTNSSSSVPITLDMGKDGATNGLTSFGDPSSLVTGGTNGGTLGNIAATEVSKDGVVSAIFDDGASRQVFQLPIATFPNPNGLTRISGNAYSSNRASGSMTMNPPGQLGAGKVSSNTLEASTVDLAGEFTNMIRFQRAYSASSKIITTVDDMLREVSDLKR, encoded by the coding sequence TTGAGCCTCTATTCCGCTCTATACGCTGGCGTTTCCGGACTGAGCGCGCAGTCGAGTGCCATGGCCACCGTCGCCGACAACATCACCAACATCAATACCGTCGCCTATAAGGGCGTCGAAGCCCAGTTCCGCACGCTAGTGACCGATGGTCGCACCTCGGCGAGCTACTCGGCAGGTGGTGTCGCGGCCGCGCCGCTCGCACAGGTTTCCAAGCAGGGCCTGCTTCAGGCTTCCGGCAGCAGCACCGATCTCGCGATCGACGGCGGCGGGTTCTTCATCACCCGCAGCGGCCTGAACCCGAACGACCCCGTCGCCTATACCCGCGCGGGTTCGTTCAAGCCGGACGAGGAAGGCTATCTTCGCAACTCCGCGGGCCTGTACCTCTATGGCTGGCGCCTGGATGCCACCGGCGGCTACACCAACACCGGCAATCTCGATACGCTGACCCCGGTCCGCCTGACCGACCTGGTCGGCACCGCAGCGCCGACCAACAAGCTGCAGGCGCACATCAACCTGCAGTCGAGCGCCGACGTCTACACGCCCGTCGGCACGCAGCCGGCCTATGCCGCCGGGAAGATGGCGGACGGCACCATCACGCCGCAATTCTCGCGTTCGTTCACCGTCTATGACTCGCAGGGCAGCAGCCACGAGGTCAAGATGTCGTTCCTCAAGACGAACGCGAACGAGTGGCAGATGGAAGCCTATGCGGTTCCGGCCACCGACGTCACCGCTACCAATGGCCTGCTGCGGTCCGGCACGGTGAAGTTCAACGGCGACGGCAGCCTCAACCTGGGTGCGTCCAGCGCGGGTCTCTTCGATCCGCTGAGCATCACCTATACCAACAGCTCCAGCTCGGTTCCGATCACGCTGGACATGGGCAAGGACGGTGCCACCAACGGCCTCACCTCGTTCGGCGATCCATCGTCGCTCGTCACCGGCGGCACCAACGGTGGCACGCTCGGCAACATCGCCGCGACCGAAGTCTCGAAGGACGGCGTGGTCAGCGCGATCTTTGACGATGGTGCGAGCCGCCAGGTGTTCCAGCTGCCGATCGCAACCTTCCCGAACCCCAACGGCCTCACCCGCATCTCGGGCAATGCCTATTCGTCCAACCGTGCGTCGGGCTCGATGACGATGAACCCGCCGGGCCAACTCGGCGCGGGCAAGGTATCGTCCAACACGCTGGAGGCCTCGACCGTCGATCTGGCGGGCGAGTTCACCAACATGATCCGCTTCCAGCGTGCCTACAGCGCTTCGTCGAAGATTATCACCACCGTCGACGACATGCTGCGCGAAGTCAGCGATCTGAAGCGCTGA
- a CDS encoding dTMP kinase encodes MGELIAIEGADGVGKNTASRGLCAALQASGRTATVLGFPRYGETVAGVTIGKMLAGELPVPVTPHAAAVLYALDRFEWRDALREAQATHDVVVLDRYIASNMAYQGAKLGGEEGRALMDWILALETGQFALPRPRLSIYLDTPWDLAREMILQKAQRSYTTRSFDEYEADIALQQRVRGNYEAIVAADLLGPWKVVRASEDGAMRPPGAIVAEILSYI; translated from the coding sequence ATGGGTGAACTCATCGCGATCGAGGGCGCCGACGGCGTCGGCAAGAACACCGCCTCGCGCGGCCTTTGCGCGGCGCTACAGGCCTCGGGCCGCACCGCCACCGTGCTCGGCTTCCCGCGCTATGGCGAGACCGTCGCCGGCGTGACGATCGGCAAGATGCTCGCGGGCGAACTCCCCGTCCCGGTCACCCCGCATGCCGCCGCCGTGCTTTATGCGCTCGATCGGTTCGAGTGGCGCGACGCGCTGCGCGAGGCGCAGGCAACGCATGACGTGGTCGTGCTCGATCGCTACATCGCCTCGAACATGGCCTATCAGGGCGCCAAGCTGGGCGGCGAAGAGGGCCGCGCGCTGATGGACTGGATCCTCGCGCTCGAGACCGGGCAGTTCGCCCTCCCCCGCCCGCGCCTGTCGATCTATCTCGACACGCCCTGGGACCTTGCCCGCGAAATGATCCTGCAAAAGGCGCAGCGCAGCTATACGACCCGCAGCTTCGACGAATATGAGGCGGACATCGCGCTCCAGCAGCGCGTCCGCGGCAATTATGAAGCGATCGTCGCGGCCGACCTGTTGGGGCCGTGGAAGGTAGTTCGCGCCAGCGAAGACGGCGCGATGCGGCCCCCCGGCGCGATTGTCGCCGAAATTTTATCTTATATTTGA
- a CDS encoding fumarylacetoacetate hydrolase family protein: protein MLPADHAQAILIGRVQTAAGPSPVVLRDGQVIDVSATAPTVADLLERDDIATLSGETLCSVDALGTDSAPQILAPIDLQCVKAAGVTFAVSALERVIEERARGDSAKAAEIRGDLEAKVGSGIRSVVPGTPEAASLKAALIDAGMWSQYLEVAIGPDAEVFTKAPVLSAMGWGAEIGIRSDSDWNNPEPEVVLVVDRNGTIKGAALGNDVNLRDFEGRSALLLGKAKDNNASTSIGPFIRLFNDHFTMDDVRSAVVDLTIDGPEGYRLSGTNKMSEISRDPTELVRQTLSEHQYPDGFALFLGTLFAPVQDRDHPGRGFTHKPGDVVRISTPKLGTLVNRVTTSKAAAPWTFGIRDLMRNLAARGLLSNA, encoded by the coding sequence ATGCTGCCTGCCGATCATGCGCAGGCGATCCTGATCGGTCGCGTGCAGACCGCTGCCGGGCCAAGCCCGGTCGTCCTCCGCGATGGCCAGGTGATTGACGTATCCGCAACGGCGCCCACCGTCGCCGATCTTCTCGAGCGCGACGACATCGCTACGCTCAGCGGTGAAACGCTGTGCAGCGTCGACGCGCTCGGAACCGATTCGGCACCGCAGATCCTGGCGCCGATCGACCTGCAATGCGTCAAGGCCGCTGGCGTCACCTTCGCGGTCTCGGCGCTGGAGCGCGTGATCGAGGAACGCGCCCGCGGCGATTCGGCCAAGGCCGCCGAGATCCGCGGTGATCTCGAAGCCAAGGTCGGCTCGGGCATCCGCTCGGTCGTCCCCGGCACGCCGGAGGCCGCCAGCCTCAAGGCCGCGCTGATCGACGCCGGCATGTGGTCGCAATATCTCGAAGTGGCGATCGGGCCGGACGCGGAAGTGTTCACCAAGGCGCCGGTGCTGTCGGCGATGGGCTGGGGCGCCGAGATCGGCATCCGCTCGGACAGCGACTGGAACAATCCCGAGCCGGAAGTCGTGCTGGTCGTCGATCGGAACGGCACCATCAAGGGCGCGGCGCTCGGCAACGACGTCAACCTGCGCGACTTCGAGGGCCGCAGCGCGCTGCTGCTCGGCAAGGCGAAGGACAACAACGCCTCGACCTCGATCGGCCCGTTCATCCGCCTGTTCAACGATCATTTCACCATGGACGACGTGCGCAGCGCGGTGGTCGACCTCACCATCGACGGGCCGGAGGGCTATCGTCTCTCCGGCACCAACAAGATGAGCGAGATCAGCCGCGATCCCACCGAGCTGGTCCGCCAGACGCTGAGCGAGCACCAGTATCCGGACGGCTTCGCGCTGTTCCTCGGCACGCTGTTCGCGCCGGTCCAGGATCGCGACCATCCCGGCCGCGGCTTCACCCACAAGCCGGGCGATGTCGTCCGCATCTCGACGCCGAAGCTCGGCACGCTCGTCAATCGCGTCACCACGTCGAAGGCCGCCGCGCCCTGGACGTTCGGCATCCGCGATCTGATGCGCAATCTCGCCGCCCGCGGCCTTCTCTCCAACGCATAA